The DNA segment TGAATTCTTCTAATGAGAATGAATATATCCAGCGTCTGGCattatttgaaaaagtttgCTCAGGTTTTCCTAGTTTTTGTGAATATGTGAAAAAGATGTGGCTGATCCCACACAAGGAAAAGTTTGTCACTTCATGGACAAATCAGGTGATGCATTTGGGTAACACGACAACGAATAGGTATGCCTGaacttataatttaataattcatcttgacaaatatattaaaagtatacatatactaattattaatttaattattagtaCAGTTGTTTGTCAAgactattataatattattaatctacttattatgttaaatattattataatgttttaCTCGACAGGGTTGAGGCAACAAATTGTAAGTTAAAGAATTTGCTTCAAGATAGCAAAACTGATATGTGTAGTTATTGGGATGCTATGAATGACATGATTACTTTGCAACACACAGAGATTAAGTCGTCATTTGAGAAAAGCATAAATGTAGTGGATCATATGCAAAATACTCCAGTATACATCAAACTGCAAGGATTGTATCAAGGAGTGCATTGAGTCATATAACTGACGAGTATGATCGAGTTAAGACTGTTGGTACTGATAGTTCTAAATGTTGTTGCATAGTTAGAACTACACATGGTCTTCCTTGTGCATGTGAACTTGCTAGTTACAGTACTATGTGCCATCCTATTCCCTTGGAGGCAATTCATGTTCATTGGAAGAAGTTAAACTTTATTGATCGAGGAATGGATGACAAGGAGTTTGAGTTGTCATTGCAACCTGAGTTGGATGCTTTGCTCCAGAGATTTCAGGAACTTGATTGTGCTGGGAAAATTATTCTAAAGGCTAAATTGCATGAACTAGCATTTCCTGATACAGCTTCAAAGTGTCCAACTCCTAAAATGGTAAGAATAAAGCGTGCTCCAGGGTCAAAAAGAGATAGATCAATTCATTGTGATCTTTCACATCGGGAGCATGTTGATGCAATGCATCCTACCCATAGTGGCACTTCATCTTGCCCTTCCTCTCATCAAATAGTCCACGAGTCTAAACGAAGAAGAGTTCTGCCAATGATGGACCAATTTCCGATTCAGATCCATCCGTTTATTGAAGAAATTATCGATGTGAAAGCGGATTCAAATTGTGGTTATCGTGCTGTTGCTGCTCAACTTGGTATGGGTGAGGAATCATGGGCTTTAGTTCGTCAGGATTTGATTAGAGAGCTTCAACAGTGGCAAGATATTTACGCCAAACTCTTTGGTAGCAATGAACGAGTGGCTGAACTGAGGCAATCTTTGTATGTTGACAAGGAGACATCTATTAAAAAGTGGATGACCATACCAGATATGGGTTATGTAATTGCCTCAAGATATAACGTTGTTCTAGTCTCTTTATCCTTGAAGGAGTCCATGACATTTTTCCCTCTTAGAGGACGACCACCATTATCTCAGTCAAGGCACCGCCTTATTGCCATTGGGTTGGTGCATGATTGTCACTTTGTACAGGTATGATGtgattaattttgtttgaaattaaatcttttatttaatttaagttgctgactttgttttattttgacTAACATGCAGGTTGCTTTGAAGGCTGAGTCTGCATTACCTCCCACTGCTTTGCAATGGTCGAGATACTGCAGTGCTGAATCTCGTTCTTGGGAAACTTCATATGTTAATCGTATGGAACATTTTAGGTCATTGTTTCCacacacaaaaataattatgtaaatGTCATTGAGGACTAATTAATGCCAAATTCGCCACTATAACCTCCAGGTTAGGTTTCGTTTCCTTCTCAGGTATGAAATTTGGTTTATGCTAGGCTGTGTAACTTCAATTATATACTTAATGTAATCTCTGCAACAAGaaatatgtcttttaatttattttcccCCGAACAAAACATTGATTAATTTGTTATCTGTACAGATTATACAAATTAATTGTTTCGTGCGTACGAGTGACGTCACCAGGAAACATTTTTGTTCCTGATGTGCAGATCACAGACTACTTAATATTACAAGAGGGGTTAGCAGGATATCTTTAGAACTGAATGGGTTTTGGTCCGTATGTTTTTTGGACCAATATTTAAATGAGTTTGGGCACATTTAAATTTGTATAGAAGAAAACCCTTAAATTTCTGAGGATATCCTAGAATTTCTCATAATACAAAGCATGTATTGAATGCTACAGCATCAAGTGCTCGAATCTGCACAAGCAAAAACTCCTGTAGAAGTACATATAAGGGAAGAACTTTTTATCAAGTAGACATTGATTGGATGTTTTAATTCATATCAAAGTATGGCGGTACTATAAACTAGACTAACACCAATTGGTTGTTCGAATCGTCAGCATTAAGTATAAAACGCATTGATGCAAGGTCTTTTCTTTGTCCTTTATAACTGAAGTTAATAGATAGTTTGGGTTTGGGTTTGTGTTCTAATGCACAATCAGTTGCTTCGCATGTTATAAAACCAAGTTGAAAAGGAGGGAGGGAGGAATACCAAAAGAAAAGGCCCAAAAAATGTGTTGTAAAATGGGATTATAAATTGTAGTTACTATGTTTATAAAGAGAAAATTCGGGATCAAATAGTTTACGTGAAGGATCCCATTGGTACGGGTGGATGTAAGGATCTATCTGCAGGTCTCATAAATAgcaatatttttaagaaatttgtataattattatcaatttatagaTTTTCTTCGTCGAACCCGTGAACATCCACAAATCTGATATTGCAAGGTTTTATACACAAAagttaacaaattaaaaaaatgaattttcacTTAATTTGATGGATTTTATCTTAAcagaggaaaaaaaaatcttttaaattgaTAGATTGTTCAAATTGTTATTATACAGACTCtaagtaaatatttgtattcGATATTTTTCCGGATTATGAATGTATAAATTTCTAAATTCACCGATTACAATAAATTATACATTCAAGATtgtgtaattaatatttttgaaatgtatttGTTTTACTACAACTAGCTGATTGCAAGATCACTAGTGACAATCTAAAATATCAACGAATCAAGCAATCCTCCAAAAATTCCTTACGAAACGAAACCAGTAGCACTGCAAGTTACTCACCTAAACCGTATTAAGATGTTCCAGAGATGGCATAAGAGAAAGCAAATATCATCCACATGCCACAATGTTCAAAAATCCTCAAAAGTCTTGTGGGTTATGGCACTTGAATGGGTTTTTTAAGGGCAATTTCTACCTACACCCCATATGTTTAGCGAAAAACCATTTAACCCTTAACGAAAATAGTAAGTAACGTTAAATCC comes from the Phaseolus vulgaris cultivar G19833 chromosome 8, P. vulgaris v2.0, whole genome shotgun sequence genome and includes:
- the LOC137823431 gene encoding uncharacterized protein, whose translation is MCHPIPLEAIHVHWKKLNFIDRGMDDKEFELSLQPELDALLQRFQELDCAGKIILKAKLHELAFPDTASKCPTPKMVRIKRAPGSKRDRSIHCDLSHREHVDAMHPTHSGTSSCPSSHQIVHESKRRRVLPMMDQFPIQIHPFIEEIIDVKADSNCGYRAVAAQLGMGEESWALVRQDLIRELQQWQDIYAKLFGSNERVAELRQSLYVDKETSIKKWMTIPDMGYVIASRYNVVLVSLSLKESMTFFPLRGRPPLSQSRHRLIAIGLVHDCHFVQVALKAESALPPTALQWSRYCSAESRSWETSYHQVLESAQAKTPVEVHIREELFIK